The nucleotide window ATGAGTTAAATTTATAGACAAATTAAGGAGAATGGTAGTTACTGGGGGGTAATGGGttatacacataaaatagaatattattcaaccttaaaaaggaaggaaattctggcacattctacaacatggaagaaccttgaagacattatagtaagtgaaataagccagtcacaaaagggcaaatattgCATAATACATGACATACTTAAGCGAGTTAAGTTTATAGACAAATTAAggagaatggtagttaccagggaGTAATGGGATGTTACTGTTTAATATGTGCAGCATTTCATTTTGGGATCATGAAAACTTTCTGGTTATGaatagtagtgatggttgcacaacaacatcagtgtacttaatgccactgaattgtacactcaaaaaggattaaaatgataaattctatGTATCttttaccataatttttaaataaaaacatggcATAGAGCAGGAATGGACAACTAGATCAATAGTAAAAAATACCCACAGAAACAGAACCATGAGAGCTTGGTGTATGATAGAAGAGACATTAAAATCAGCAGGGAAAATGAGGGACTAATCAATAAACAGTGTTGGACAACTGGCTATTTATAtggtaaaacataaaattaggctgggcacggtggctcacgcctgtaatccccgcactttggaaggtcgaggtgggtggatcacaaggtcaggagttcaagaccagcctggccaagacggtgaaacctcgtctctactaaaaatacaaaaaaaattagctgggtgtggtggcatgcgactgtaatcccagctactggggagctgaggcagagaatttctttaacctgggaggtggaggttgcagtgagccaagattgtgccactgcactccagcctgggcaacagagcaagaccccatctcaaaaaaaaaaaaattagattcctATCTCACCtcatacacaaattaaattacAGTTGAATGACATTATCAAACCATGAAGgctaaactttaatttttttagaaaaaatatatggtGATATCTGTATGATAGTGCAAAAGATTTCTTGAACAAGGTATGGAAGGTAAGGTAGTTTCCTACAGCTGCTGGAACAAAATGTCACAACATTTTGTGCTTTTCTGTTGCtttcaacaacagaaatgtactcTCTTATAGTTCTGGGgcccagaagtctgaaatcaaggtgtcagcaaggtcGTGCTTCCTCTGAGATTGTGTAGAATCAATCCTTCCTTGTTTCTTCTGAGCTTCTGATGATGGCTGTCAATCCTTGGTCATGCTTTGGCTCCCAGAGGCATCACTCCATTCTGTGTCTGTAATCACCAGTGTTCTCCCCGTGTGTCTTTGAAACCAAATAACcaaattcccttcttttttttttgagacagagtctctctgtcacccaggctggagttgcagtggcgcgatcttggctcgctgcaagttccgcctcccgggttcacgctattctcctgcctcagcctcccaagtagctgggactacaggcacccatcacctcgcctggctaatttttttgtatttttagtagagatggggtttcaccatgttagccaggatggtctcaatctcctgacctcgtgatccacccacctcggcctcccaaagtgctgggattaaaggcgtgagccaccgcgcccggccccaaatttctctcttcttacaaaaatgccagtgggccaggtgcagtggctcatgcctgtaatcccagcactttgggaggccaaggggggtggatcacctgggtcaggagttcaagaccagcctggccaacatggcaaaaacccatctctactaaaaatacaaaaattagccgggaatggtggtgcacacctgtaattcccagctacttaggaggctgaggcaggaaaatcgcttgaacctgggaggcggagtttgcagtgaactgagattaagccattgcactccagcctgggtgacagagagactcagtctcaaaaaaaaaataaaaaaaaagaatactaatcATATTGTATTAAGGGCCCATCCTTTTCCAGTATGACCTTATCTTAACTAGTTACATTCACAATGGCCCTATGTCCAAATAAGGttatattctgaggtactggtgagtaggacttcaacatatctttccCGAGGACACAGCACAACTCAACCCagaacaaaaatattagccataaATAAAAGAACTGATACATTTGATCATATTAAATTAAAAGtgagaaatttctttcttctgtaatATGTGTCAGATAAAAGATATTatgaaaaaaagattagaagtCTTTTCCCCCATTTTTAGTAATCTTGATATTATGAAACAAGTGagtactaaaacaaaaacaacaataaatgtGAGCACTACAGCAAACATGACATACTGcaacataaaattttattgaaaaaaaaccacatacgtactgaagttttttttgtttttttttgttttttttttgaaaccaagtcttgctctgtcgccaggctggagtgcaatggcgtgatcgtGATCTcaacacactgcaacctctgcctcctgggttcaaatgattctcctgcctcagcctctcaagtagctgagactacaggcatgtgccaacacacccagctaatttttgtacttttagtagagatggggtttcactatgttggtcactatggtcttgatctcttgacctcgtcatCTACCCACCTTGggttcccaaaatgttgggattacaggcgtgagccactgcaccaggccaaccATGATCTTTTAGTGGtgcctcttttctcttttgactTAAGAATGTTGTCCCTTAAGGAAACCTGGAGGCTACTACTGTGATACACTACTTGAGAGATGGATTGTTGCTCTTTCTTCTACAGTCTTTGCAAGGAGTAGATTATAAAGACAGAAGATGTTAACCATTGCATTAATGTTTGGAAGCTGAGAGTCTTCTAGATTTCTGCTAGCAAACTGATATGAGGTAGAGTCCTGAAAGATCtttcagcaatttcattttcttggGATAAGTGAGTCACTTTCAGAACAGTGTGTGTTGTAGAATTTTTTGGTTGTGGCTGCTCTACTCAGATTGCgtagaggtttttttgttttctgttttttgtttgtttgttttggtcagATTTTTTGAAACATCTTCATAGTGTATCATCCTGAAAACTGAATAGTCACTTTGAGGttactcctttttctttccagGTCAGTTAGCCAACTAAAAAGGCTCCGAAAAAACTGGCTTCATGGTCCATGTCTATCAAGTGCTCATTtgttacagaaacaaaaattctgtcattttccttAAGCTCAAATATTCCCCCTTGATAGATGGAATAGAGTCCATATTCTGCATCTTTAGACCAACAACTATTTCTAGCGCTTTTCATCAGCAATATAGGATCAGGATAACTTgtgtatttgtaaatatattgGACCATTTGTTTGTcgttctttgtgttttcttttatttcctcctgAAATCGAAAGTATGTTTGGGAATAGATGTAGTAAAACCCTTTCTCATGGATGACCAGTTCGCCATTCCTCAAGTGCAAGTTGCTCAGGAATGAATGCCCACTCCTTGATGATTCCCAGGAGTTTATTTTGCGGCCCAGAGCCTTTTCATTCTTGGAGTCTGTAGGAAATTTAGAGAGAAAGAGCATTAACAGAAGGGAATTTGTAGCAAAGCAAGGAGTTTTTTGCAGCTGTGGCCAGCCTATATTTTTGTTGGGATTGCCAGGGATTTCAATCTAATATCAAACTTCTTCCTCCTTTAATCTTAATGTGGATTATAAATTCTAGTGACATAGAAATTAGGAGGCTCCTGTATCATTGTGACATTGGGAACTGTTGGGAGTCCTTTGTCTTTTTATACCTTGTCAGCTGCTTATGCCACATGTGTCACACTTAGAATGGTAGCACAAGGGATGGCCCAGTCAGATAGCAATGGTTTCTCCTGGGCAGAACTTCTGCCCTGAATCTGTTCCTCCCTTCTTGTGCTGGTGAACTTAAGTGGACAGTccagaaggaaacagaaataaacGTATCTATTTCTTTAGGCCTAGATCTCAGAAGTTCTTGCCATTCCTTTTGGACTCTTTGGGTCCCTCCTTGATCTTTCTCAGCTCTCCAGAGTCAAAGACACGTCCAAGCAGATGGCGTCTCTAGTCAAAAATAGTAGAGGCACAAAGTTGGCAAAGGAGCCTAGATTTAAAGATTCTCAGATCCTTGAATCTTTCACACTCAAAGGTTTTGAATGAAAAATGAACCTTCCAAAATGATATTCCTTTACGCTTTTAGCCTATCTCCACAATTGGTGCAAAATTGGGCTTTTCCAGAGTGTAAACCGATTATATTTATTGATGAGTAGCAAGCAGTAACATCATAATAATCCCCTCACTTGTAGGCAGAACATGCCAATCATTTATAAAACGTGAGTCCAAGAATGTCAAGAAGGCAACTACCCAGAAGAAActaaaccaaccaaccaaccccaAACCCCCAAACAAACTTTTTATCTATTAACTGAtgtctgaaatattttcagacaaaTTTAAGGGAAAAAGCCTCTGATAAAAATAAAGGTGAGTATTTCTTGAGTACATACAATAGACCAGACATTTTGCATCATTTTGTGAGTTAAGATTTGTCTCAACTTTgcatatgaagaaactgaagcttgactaggttaagtaatttgctcaaaaCATGCATCTAGGTGAAGAGGAGCTGTGATTCCAACCTAGATATTTACACTATAAGACCCATGCACagaggcctggcgcggtggctcacgcctgtaattccagcactttgggaggccggggggtgcagatcagctgaggtcaagagtttgagaccagcctggcgtagtggtgcatgcttgtaatcccagctacccgggaagctgaggcaggagaatcgcttgaacctgggaggcaaaggttgcagtgagccgagatggcgccattgcactccagcctgggcgacaaaagtgaaactccgtctcaaaaaaaaaaaaaaaaaacaaaacccatgcaCAGTATTACATAGCAACATATCGACACATGTTCTGCCTAGATATAAATTAGATGTAACATATATGGTTAAACTATATGAAACTGACATTTGTGTAAGTAAAATATGGTCAAATATTGGCAATCTCCTATggtttaatttaatataaatgccACTAGGAGCACCTAGTGATTCATAGGGATAGTAAATGATTTAGAACCTTTAAAGAGAAGGGAGATTTGATGGCGAGCAAAGAAGAGAAGTGCAAAGGGTTGGAAGAAGTAATCATAAGAgagaaaggctgggtgcagtggctcacacctgtaatcccagcactttgggaggccaaggcaggcggatcacctgaggtcgggagttcgagaccagcctgaccaacatggagaaatcccgcctctactaaaaatacaaaattagccaggcgtggtggtgcatgcctgtaatcccagctacctgggaggctgaggcaggagaattgcttgaaccctggaggcggaggttgcagtgagccgagatggcgccattgcactccagcctgggcaacaaaagcgaaactctgtcttaaaaaaaaaagaaagaaagaaagaaagagcgagaAATTActctaaagaaggaaaaaaaattgggatCCTGACAACTGCGAAGACAAAATTCTCCCActttgtaattttcctgaggccaGTTATGTCACGGCAATAATTGAGCTATTTGTCTGTAATCTTACATCTGAAAACAGTCAATCTGAGATCTGATTAATACTGAGCATTTTGTAGATAGCCATATAAACATTTCAGgtaaaattcttcaaaaaataagttaattggCACAATCCTTCCATTATTTTCCCTTAAGTCACTTATTTGTTGTTTCTCTTACTTGGAGAAGACAATGTGTTGCTTCTTCCTCTGGTCCCAGTTATGTGAGCTGCTACTCTCTGAGGACCTCTTTCTCTCACTAGGGGAGAAACATTTTGTTGCTTTTCTAAAAGAGAAATGATAAAGAATCATCAACACTTGCCAAACTAGTTCTTCAATACATTGCTGTTCATAGGTGTTGTCAATCAGCTATTGTAAGCATACCGGGCTTCCAAAGTTGATTCTATGAGTTttcataaaaataacattttgatatTATGATCAACCTACCTCAGCTTATAATCAACTTGAAAAGTACTTTACACAGAAAGAATAAGCAGTAACATGGATTATAATTTATTAGTGTCTCACAGGTAAGGTCCAAAGAAAAACGAAGTGAAGATACAACAAAGTAAAGATTCTATCCcttttccaaaaatataaataaagaaataactgtaGATGTGTAATAATCCTGCTGAGTTAAATTGTGCAAATAACCACGTATTGGCAAATTTCCACCTTGaattacatacaaaaataaacagagtGGTACCAATTTTTGTCATctcaattttcctttctctatgcTAACTACTGCAGATTCTAAAGCAGTAGCAATGATAACAATTGCTCTTAGATTCTGCAAACTGATATCCAACAGTCATCTTGCAACCACCCTtccactccaaaaaaaaagaataggaattGACATTCTGGTCATGATATTGAGTATACGAGCATGTAAGTTGCGAATTCACTAGAtcataataaacaaataacatttattgatcaccATCCAAAGTATTTTGGAGCAgccttaaaaaaacagaaatgtaggccgggcgcggtggctcaagcctgtaatccctacGGACCGGTGATCcgtaggtgggtggatcaccaggtcaggagatcgagaccatcctggctaacacggtgaaaccccgtctctactaaaaatacaaaaaaattagctgggcgtggtggcaggcgcctatagtcccaactactcagaaggctgaggcaggagaatggcgtgaacccgggaggcagagcttgcagtgagcagagatcgcaccactgcactccagcctgggcaacagagcaagactccatcaaaaaaaaaaaaaagaaatgtaacaaatgactttctcttaaaaaaatcagttcaaaTTTCCCAAGTGTGCTTACATTGGTTGTAAGATAAATTATATTCTTTCATCAAACAGACAGTGCTAGGGTAAGGCACTACACCCCAGAGGGCTACAAATATTAATCACTGATTTCACTGACCATGTCCTCAAGGGACTTACAGACTTCTACAGAAAATATGAATTAGAAAGTGACAATTTGGagaccaagatgggtggatcacttagcCTGAcggtttgagattagcctgggcaacacagtgaaaccttgtctctataaaaaatagaaaaaccagccaggtgtgttggcctgtgcctgtagtcctactattcgggaagctgaggtgggagggttgcttgaggacaggaagttgaggctgcagtgagccatgatcgcaccactgcactccagcctgggcaacagatttgTTAAGGTCATTTCAAGGATATGGATAGGAAAGCCTAGATttgaaagcaaatttttaaaagaggaaatttCCAACTGGTTATAGCAAACACCTCCCAAAAAAGAAACTTGCAAATATGTATATCAAGGTACCATGGATATATCTTGGTATACAGAGTAGTGTTTCACCTTACAAGgatgaataaaaaagaattttattcttCCAACACTGAAAACAATACACGCATCTATCTGCTGTAGACCATTAATCTGGTATGCCTCATCTGAATAGGTGGAGTGTTCAACATTCTCACTACTGCTTTCACCTTTGGAGAAATGATAAGAAAGAAGGCTTAGATCCCAGGACCGGGTCCTGTcctttatatttaagaaaacatatttaataaaggAAAATGGGGGTGCCAAGTGATGAAGAGGTTTATTGCATTGGAAAAGaataacagatttaaaaaataactgaaaggaaTTCAGTTATTCACATGAACAAGGTACATGTGATAAAAATAACAGAGTGCAGGGAATTTACTTAGAAAGGTGTCCAGGGAAGCcctctctgaagaggtgacaATTACGTGAGCTGTAAAGTATGATGGAGTGCCAGATGGAAGGCTaaagaagccagcctgggcaacagtagtGAACAAAGAGGTGGGTCGAGAGAAGGCTGCTGACCATGAACAAGAGGGTGGTATGGCATGGAGACCACAGGATGAGGATCGTGGGTGGGCAGAAAGATTGCTGGGAAAGGGATGATAGAGGAGGAGGCTTTTGTAAAGAAAGacctggagtccagtggtggCCTGAAACAAAGAAGGGTAACTTTAAGggacttcatttatttctctcaatTTCCCAGAAACGATTTAAGATGGCTTGTTTGTAACACATTAGAAGGTAGAAACTAATAAGTGAAGAAATTAAGGTGAAAGGAAAATTCACGGGGAAGAATAAAATTAAGCTGAAATAAAGTTCTGACCATAGATGGGCCACAGATTTGGTTCTGAGCTTCCTAGCTGCCAATGTAAAGAGAGAAGTAGAATCAACAAGTGGCTTGAGATACAGAGCAGCAGATCAgaggatggatgagtggatgagaaCACAGAGAAGGAGAATGGAGAACTATTCACAACCTGTCATGAAGATgacagtaaaaaattaaaatagcaacaaaaaagaTACTACCTTGAACTGTAGAAATGGTTTCCTCAGAGGTTCTCAAAATCATCTGCAAATATTATTGAATAAAGCTTGTTAATTTCCCTAAAAATGTAAACTGACTATAGAATGCCTATGGCTCATCTTGCTGATGTCTAACAGGAAATTTCTACATGCATTATCAATCTAGGAAGCTTTAAGTTGGTCAAGCATAGGGTCTGTAAAGGGTGGGGTGGGAGCTGGGATAAATATTGAGATAGCTGTCCCCGCACAGCAATCAAGGGATGGTCCTCTGCCTGGGAAAGTTCTGTTGCTGGATGAAGTCTTGGAAAGGCCACACCTGGAGCAGTGCAGAAGGAAGAAGCCATCTGCCATGTGAGGTCAGCCAAATGTGGCTGATGGGTGTGGCAGCCATGTCATGTCACTTTCTGTGTGGGGGGTGTATGTATGTGCacattcatgtgtgtgtgtgtata belongs to Pongo pygmaeus isolate AG05252 chromosome 2, NHGRI_mPonPyg2-v2.0_pri, whole genome shotgun sequence and includes:
- the TNFSF10 gene encoding tumor necrosis factor ligand superfamily member 10, whose protein sequence is MAMMEVQGGPSLGQTCVLIVIFTVLLQSLCVAVTYVYFTNELKQMQDKYSKSGIACFLKEDDSSWDPNDEDSMNSPCWQVKWQLRQLVRKMILRTSEETISTVQEKQQNVSPLVRERGPQRVAAHITGTRGRSNTLSSPNSKNEKALGRKINSWESSRSGHSFLSNLHLRNGELVIHEKGFYYIYSQTYFRFQEEIKENTKNDKQMVQYIYKYTSYPDPILLMKSARNSCWSKDAEYGLYSIYQGGIFELKENDRIFVSVTNEHLIDMDHEASFFGAFLVG